A portion of the Magnolia sinica isolate HGM2019 chromosome 17, MsV1, whole genome shotgun sequence genome contains these proteins:
- the LOC131231169 gene encoding 2-C-methyl-D-erythritol 2,4-cyclodiphosphate synthase, chloroplastic-like, translating to MAATLFTPPIPAKPPTKNLFFRSSSSFSPRLFRGPTSSHPFISTSARALLSSNPPRAAATTAVDVDNAISVGKSAPSLPFRVGHGFDLHRLEPGYPLIIGGINIPHDRGCEAHSDGDVLLHCVVDAILGALGLPDIGQIFPDTDPKWKGAASSVFMKEAVRLMHEAGYNLGNLDATLILQRPKLSPHKESIRANLCELLGADPSVVNLKAKTHEKVDSLGENRSIAAHTVVLLMRK from the exons ATGGCAGCAACGCTCTTTACACCTCCAATTCCCGCCAAACCCCCCACAAAAAACCTCTTTTTCCGATCATCGTCTTCTTTCTCTCCTCGCCTATTCCGTGGGCCCACCTCATCGCATCCCTTCATATCAACCTCTGCAAGAGCTCTCCTCTCCTCAAACCCCCCAAGGGCTGCTGCAACGACAGCCGTCGATGTCGATAACGCCATTTCCGTCGGAAAATCCGCACCGTCCTTGCCCTTCCGCGTCGGCCACGGTTTCGACCTTCACAGGCTCGAACCTGGATACCCTCTCATCATTGGCGGCATCAATATCCCCCACGACAGAGGCTGTGAAGCTCATTCAGACG GCGATGTTTTGCTTCACTGCGTCGTTGATGCTATTTTGGGGGCGTTAGGGCTGCCAGATATTGGGCAGATATTCCCAGACACCGATCCGAAATGGAAAGGCGCAGCATCTTCTGTCTTCATGAAAGAAGCG GTGAGGCTAATGCACGAGGCAGGGTACAACCTTGGAAACTTGGATGCTACCTTAATTCTTCAAAGACCAAAACTGAGCCCACACAAGGAGTCCATCAGGGCCAACCTGTGTGAGCTGCTTGGAGCAGACCCCTCCGTCGTTAATCTTAAAGCAAAAACTCATGAGAAGGTTGACAGCCTTGGAGAAAATCGAAGTATTGCTGCTCACACTGTCGTCCTTCTGATGAGGAAGTGA